The genomic segment GTaaccatatttatttacaataattCAATTATAAATGGATGTCTcaacattataaaatgatttttgtttCCAACAGGCCATCCCTCTTCAGAGCCTGGGCTTAATTGTGCAACGATAAATGCTGCAAAAGCCTCAAAATGGGAGAGTAGCGCCTGCACCAAGAAACTTGGTTACATATGTCGCAAAGGAAACTCTACCAGTCTCCCCCCACCACCAAGTAAAATAATATCATAATTATAAATAATCTGAAATCTGGTTTATTATTAGTGTGTGTTCTGATAGTACAAAACTCTGTATCCACAGCCCAAGACCAGCCTAGCTTCTGCCCCAGTCACTGGGTTCCTTATGCTGGTCACTGTTACTACCTGGAGAGGAATAAAAAGATGTGGAGCGATGCATTGGCTGCCTGCCACAAAGAAGGAGGAGATTTGGCCAGCATACAAAATATAGAAGAGCAGAGCTTCATCATATCTCAATCTGGATACTGTAAGTGTGCAAAGTTATTTTTTCCAgtgattcatttgtttttacaacaATAATCTATACTGAAAGTATTCATTTTGGAAACGTTTAAtgataacattacattaaaatggaaaatagtaAGTAGTCTTATCCAAATGTGTAGTAAGAAGACACCTTTTTAATCTACCACAATTTAATACAGAAGAGAAAATATATCCATAACCACTTCACATCTCTGTGTGCATTTATAAACCTCAGTGCCGACAGATGTGCTCTGGATTGGCTTGAACGATCAGAGGAACCAGATGCTGTTTGAATGGTCTGATCGCTCCCACGTTACCTTCACCCAGTGGGAGACTGGTGAGCCGTCTCATGCCACTAACCTCCAAGAGGACTGTGTCCTCATCAGAGGAAAGGTAACACCCATCACTCACCAAAAAGCAAATGGGCCAATGAAAATGATGTTGATGAAAGTGAAGATGATGCAAGTGGTAGTGttcttattttctgtatattacaCACAGAATGGGAAGTGGGCAGATCACATGTGTGAAAAGACATATGGATACATCTGCAAGAAGAAGGCCTCTACTAAAGCAGCTGAAGGCACCCATGAGGAAGCCAACCCTGGATGCAAGCTTGtgagtgatgtcattttcttttaatctaaGTGTAATTATAAAACAAAGCATTTGTCAGATTTAGTctcatgatgttttttgttttttgtttttttgtttttttttatcatcttaagGGCTCATTCAGGTTCGGTTCACATTGTTACAACATTGGAGCTGAGACAAAAACTTTCGATGACGCAAAGCAGGCATGCTCACAGGCCGGTGCTTACCTTGTGGATGTGGCTGAcaggtgtgttttattgtttattgtaatATCTATGTGTAATTTTCCCCCACATTTCAACCATCAAAATGATCTGGAACACCAGCATCAAACAAAGCATTACATTCACTATGATTAACTTAAGTCTTAGAACAAGAGTTCAATGCTGTAATAAGTTTGCAGTAGTATTGAAGGGaattgtttttaacattattttattatcggGGAGTCATTTCATTGCTCATCTGTCTGCTTTTCTATGTATTTATGCAGATATGAAAATGCCTTCTTGGTCAGTTTGGTGGGTTTGAGACCAGAAAAGTATTTCTGGACAGGTTTGTCCAACACAGAAGATAAACACACTTTTGAGTGGACCACCGGGAGAAAGGTCACATTTACTCATTTCAATGTGGGCATGCCAGGTACAGCACACTTCTCTACTATATGTGACCTTCCTAACAATTTTTACTCTTactgttttactatttttaatgTCTACTGCAGCaagttatacagtatgtactgtatgttgattGGATAGGTAGAGTCATGAGGCTCTACATATGGTTGCTTTAATAGTTTATGGGgtttatttttagccatggTGATGgcatggctctatggatggcaacAATAGTGGGTTGGTCCACAATTCTGGTCCAGACTTAAACATCAATTTGATAGATTACCATATATAGTGCAGACACACATGGTTCCCATTTCCTCTAGCACTTCCACAGGGTTGAGATCTCTGACGTTCTGAGTAAAATGCCTCAATAAATAATTGGATgtgttgccatgaaatttggtacagacattcatatcCCCTTTAGggtgaattgtaataactttggcaATTCCTTAATTTTTCATCTAGTGTCATGAGGTCAAAAATGTGTctagtactttggtttatgaccaaatacctgcaaaactactGGCATTCCTAGCCACCTCagctgtgtttagtgctaattaggaAAGATTAGCATGCTGACacattaaactaagatggtaaacatggtaaacattatatctgctaaacatcagcatgttagcattgtcattgtgagcatgttaaccTGCTGGCATTGGCATTTTATCTCAACGCACTATAGGGCCTAAGAGCAGTCTCACAGAGCCATTAGCATGACTTACAGTCATGGTAATGGTCCTGTTTGTCATTTATTGTTGTATATTCATTATTTACTCCACTAAATCTTCCTTGATGTGTTTAAGCACTGCTTTACATCTTTGAGCTCAATTTAaccatatttctcccatttcttTTGGTGTGTTtcataaaagacagaaaacaaggaTGCGTTGCCATGACCACAGGGATTTTTGCTGGATTATGGGATGTTGTCAGCTGCAGCAACAAGGAGAAATATATCTGCAAGAAGCTGGCAGAGGATGTACAGACGACAACAATTCCCCCCACCACCCCGGTCCAGAGCTGTGCCTCTGGGTGGACCCCTGCTGCCAAAAGGAATGTCTGCTACAAAGTAGGAGGACATGAAATAATCTGTGAAATCTGTGCAATTTTAAGTGTATTAAACTGAACACATCTCTTTTTCGCTTATTGAAAAGCTTTACAGAAAGAAGGACCAAAAGAGGACTTGGCAAGAAGCGCAGGACTTCTGCAAGGCCATTGGTGGTAACTTGATGAGCATACACAGTTCGCAGGACCTGAGCAATGCTCCGTATGTTAGCTTAACACCTGATATATATCAGACTTTAAATTATGTTAATCAGCCATTCAAGTAATCAATACCAATGCTTTCTACTGTCTTAAAGGTTTCATACCTCTAATCCAGTCTGGATTGGCCTCAGTTCCCTGGGTACCAATGAAGGTTTTACCTGGACTGATGGGTCGCCTGTATGTAGCTCTTCATTGTTATCACAAAATGATTTGCTAACTGTCATTCTCAGTCTAATTATGTGTATTTCCAAAAACTGTAACCTAGTTTGGCTATGAGAACTGGGGCTATGGGGAACCGAACAACCACAATAACAACGAACATTGTGCAGAAATCCAGTTTTATTATGGACGGCACTGGAACGATCGGCACTGTGAGTCCTATAATGACTGGATCTGCCAGATACACAAAGGTAACACTGACTAGTCTCATCATGGATCTCCATCTCACATAGAGACATTTGTCCAAAGTAGTtgtaataatgttaaataaGAACTTTTCCCTGATGTTTTTCAGGTGCGACTCCCAACCCTGAGCCGGCTGTAGTTGTAACAGGCAAGTTTCAACAGCCTCTATCTCTCTTTCATTGTATTTCCTTGATTTACCGAGTTGTAATTTTTCCCTTTTACcaatcctctttttttttcatcaatcCCAAAAACTGTATCTGTGGGACACCTTATAACTGTTTTCTCCTTCTACAGTATACAACACCACAGAAGATGGCTGGATAATATACAATGACACACAGTATTTCATCAATCTTGACAACCTAGCTATGGACGCTGCCAGAacattctgcaaaaaaaacTTTGGTGAACTTGCGGTCATCACAGGGGAGAGTGAGAGGAAGTTCCTTTGGAAACAGGCAAGACATtcagattttttccccccaaaacaaaaaagtttaaacattGAAGTTCAAAATGGTAACATGTTGTATGTTCTCAAAAATCTGATTGATGTCTCTCTTGCCATTATGCTCCAACAGATATCAAAAGGCTCAGAAGGACAGTACTACATTGGCTTGACAGTGGATTTGGATAAGACATTTAGGTAAATCAAACTGCACAGTTTAGACACTAGAAATATTGGCTATTCTCTATTACCCATCCATCAACTCAAGTCTGACATTtgatacaaaacacaaaacacacagatttcGTAACCATTTTTAGTGTTTCTTTTAGTGACGTCTAGTTCATTATCTTCCTTCTATTTTCAGCTGGGTGGATGGCACCCCTGTAACTTACACTGCATGGGAACGGAACGAGCCCAACTTTGCTAACAATGATGAAAACTGTGTGACTATATACAAGGGCATGGGTGAGCTTAATGCAAAGACACTCCATACTGTattgattttgtaaatattaGTTAATCTTActtcataattatttttttctttttttctgtaaacatATAGGTTACTGGAATGATATTAATTGTGGTATCGAGCTACCATCTATCTGCAAAAGAAGCAGTAGTTTTGTCAATACAACAATGGCCCCCACCACTGTTCCCAAGGGAGGATGTGCCCCAGAATGGGTATCTTTCCAAGGAAAGGTAAGAATGTATAACTTTGTACAACAGTGATTACACCAATACAGTGTTGAAACCCTGTATAATATGCAGGTCTTTAGTCAAGACAAAGGTTTCCTCCTAGTCTGTTCTggtaaaatgtgtttctgtatttttgacCAAGCTTGAATGGACACTGGTTTTCCTTTGGTTGTTATTCTAACACACACTTGAAATTCATGATGTTTACACAGTGCTACAAATTCATTGTGGGGAATGACAAAGCGACTTGGCAGAATGCCAGAGCGTCCTGCAAAAACCAGGGAGGAAATCTGGTTTCTGTCGTCAGTGAGAGCGAGCAAGGTGAGTGATGAGAGCAATGCTGCAACATTTGTGGTTGTCTAAGGTTACATTTTATTGTGTAGCAGTGAAGTCTTATGTAAATAAACCACAATTAAAGAATTATTGGTTCTTCCTTTCTAGCATTCCTAACAACACAGATGCAGAGATACAATGAGGATTTGTGGATTGGCATGAATGATGTCAACTGGGAGATGCACTTTGTGTGGACGGACGGCAAAGGCGTCTCATACACCAACTGGGCCAAAGGGCATCCAACAACAGTGCCTGATGGGCGCTATTCATTTATGGATGAGGTTATTTCAACTTCTACGTCCAAAGCTTTCTCtgtcttactctctctctctcctacagtttaatataaaataagcaTGAATGTAACCTGTAACAAAAAAACTATCACTAGATAGCATGCTGAgcataataaataatttacactcatatgtgtgtgtaaacacaATGTACAAAGGCTTCCTAATAAAGGTCGATGATTTGAATCATCAGTCAGGGAGCGCCTGGATTATAATCACATCAGTTGAAGTGACAGATTTTCTGACACTATGTAATCATctacaaaacaacacaggatGATGGAAAATCTGTAGAAAGGAAGCCACATATTCAAAAGGTTGGCCCTAATTGCTATAACAAATTTTAATTCATTGTAAAGTGATTTAACTCTCTGCTTAAAGGTATATACAGAATTGATATGTGCCGGTATACCATTTCTACTGTATACTGCAGTAAAACAGTAGACGGTATCATTACAGCCAACTATTTCCATTACTGTGACAGAGCAGTGCTCCTGCCTTAATtagcagttttattttgttggtcACTAGTGGCCTATAAGAGCCCGGTATAACCGTTATCATGATCTTTATGCATTTACAAATTTatctgcctttttaaaatgtatttaactgTTAACAGCTAGCAGATGACACTTACTACAAAGTTCTTGCACTCCAGGAATCAATTGATCAATTTCATCAGGAAAAATTTAAGGGACACTGAGTTGCATTTAAAGCGATTCACAATTAACTGTCTTAAACTGTTCTGTCCTGAACAACCtacttttgtttacagtttaaactatttttgatgttatttcttACACATAGTCCAAAAAGTTGCAATATACAGACAACTGTTGAGTGAATAAAATCCAAGGCAATCATGGTGTGAAGTAATTTAACTATATCTTTGCACTAATAGTAGGATTTCAGGAAACGTGATTATCATGATAATACCATTACCGAGATATTTTTACCTATGATAATTGTAGCGTGAAAATTTGATACCGGCACATTCTTAATACagaatgtgtatatgtgtctgtgtaaaaAAGTAGGAACGCCTGCACACTTTGTGCAAAATTGAATCAAATAGAACGACATTTCGATCCCACTCGGATCTTCGCTGAGTCAAAAAGGGCCATATTTTGTGTTAGTTATGTTAGCAACCtgagcatttcattttttcGAACAATCTCAGATTTGGATGAACAAATCTCTCCTTCTAAGATCAGGTGGTAAAATAGTATAAATCActaaaaaaatgcatattaatATTGAAAAAGAAAGTAACTGTAAAGAAAACTAATGTACCTTTTTCTGCATGATAGGTTTTTGACTGTGTAATTATGGTGGGCGGGACCTCCAAACTAACAGGATCGTGGAAGGTGGAAGACTGTCACTCAAAATGTGGCTTCATCTGTAAAAGAAACGTTGGTGAGTAACACACTATCATTAACTGTAGTGATAGATCATTTTGTCAAACATATATGTGATGTAAATGGGGACCACATTTAGGTACAAAGTTTGTGTTACAAAGCCATGGTAGAGGTTTTTCAGCTGAATGATGTTTTCATGACTGTTAATAATAACCGATGTGTCCTATTTACAAAGATTCTCAGATTGTAGTCCCACCCACCACTGTGTCACCAAAAGCGTTCTACCAGCTCGGCAATGACTCCTACAAACTGGTGGCCCAGAAGATGAGATGGGATGAGGCGAGGAGGCAGTGCCAGGCAGACGATGCAGATCTGGCCAGTATCCTGAACCCTGTCACCCATGCATACATCACCTTGCAGATTGCCAAGCACAATGAGCCTTTGTGGATTGGCCTCAACAGCAATGTGGTAAAGGGTCTATTCAAACAGGTTTTCAAACTGAGAGAAGGACCATCTAGCTCTGTATAAACTTTGCAAGTAATGATTGCTTTTTCACAGACTGGCGGGCGGTACAAGTGGGTCGATAACTGGCTTCTGTCTTTTACCAAATGGGGCACAGATGAACCTAAACATAACTATGGCTGTGTGTATATGGATGTGGACAGAACATGGAAGACTGCACCGTGTACCAACAGCTACTACTCCCTTTGCAAGAGGTCACCAGGTCAGATAATCCCTCtgttccttccctccctccttccttcatacatacagtacccAAACACTAAGCATTGTTAGCCCATGGTTTTAAGACTGGGATGCAATCTGCTGTCTCTTTTTTCAGACATAGCTCCCACTGAGCCCCCACAGCTCCCTGGAAACTGTCCAGAACCAAAGAAGAGAAGAACCTGGATACCCTTCAGAGGCCATTGTTATTCCTTCCTCAGCTCCGTTGTGGACAACTGGGCCCATGCCTCGGTTGAATGTCTGAAAATTGGTATGTTATACAGAATTTCCACTAATAAACAGTTATGTATAAAATCCTGCAGCCTATAATTGCTGCTTAtgatttgtctgtgtttgtcaggtGCGTCTCTGGTGAGTATTCAGGACCCTCAGGAGGGTCTTTTCATACAACAGAACCTGGAGCTTCTACAGGACGGTGCCAAGTCCTTCTGGATTGGCCTGTATAAGACCCATGAAGGTGAGCAGAGCTTATGGAAGTTAAATTCAGCCCCAGTGTCTTGTTATTCATTTTTccagcaaataaacaaattaaaagctGTGCCCGAATTCCACAGTACACGATTATCCTGAGCAGATTTCAAGAATGTGGTGACATAAAAGTAAACAATCAATATACATACTAAAATAGCCTGGATTTTTGAGTGTGCTGCTGATGTACACttatttcccacaatgcaatgtacAAAGGAAAGTCACAGTTTGATTGACTTAACagttaaatatgttttagtaTAGTAACTGcaaaaacaatataacaatatatagtTAAGTACATATttggtatatactgtatatgtttccTTCCCCTGGCCTGGTGGGTGTTAGATAGGGGTATGTTCATAAACCCTGCAGCTTTATGTAGAAACAAAGAGATAGAGAACATTAGCTTGCGTTCAGCTCGACTGCAGGATTCATTCTGCAGCACTTGACTCTGAAGGGCTTTTCACACTGCACTTAGCCCAGGGCTAAAAGCATTCTTAGACCCCTCTTAACCCGGGCTAAGGTTGCAGGCTAAGGAAGCTTTCACACTGGCGCAATCCTGGCACGTTCCAAAGTGGGCTAACTCCGACTTTAGCCTAGGGCTTGCTGGCCCTGCTCTGGAGCAGGGTTAGCCCCAAGTTTGCTGGGTTATCCCCTGAAAATCAACTCAACACGGGGCTAAAAGCTGCCAGTGTGAAACGGGGCTAAAGTAAACAATGTAAACATTAGTCGTGTGTTCCAATGGACATTTAACCCAGAGCTAGTAGAAGTGCAGTGTGAATCGTATAGCCTTGAGCTTAGGTTAACCCTGGGCTGacaatgtgtttgtgaaaaggGACTAAGTTATCCCAGGGTCAACTAAGAATATGCAGCGTGAAAAGCCCATAAGGGGTTTTTAGGTTCCTCCTAAGTGCTATGCGCCATCTAGTGTTATGTTTGAGTATCTCACTGACAGAGTAACAAGTAGCGTACAATGAAATTGAGATTTAATCACTATTTCTCactaagaaataataaaatacaaaatatatggagtgtatttttaaacatattttaattttaatttagcAATGTACTGTACTATAGTCCTTAtgattttttaatatctttttatgccattttttaTGTCTGGTATACACATTTTTCTTACCCTTTACATATACGATTGGGACACAGTGTAGTATCCTCAGTATGTCTCTCATGTACAGTTTTATCATTACATTACCATTACACTGcttacatttttcaaagaaataTATACTGGAAAGTTTTTAACAACACTCTCAAAATCCTCAAAGACTCTTTTAATCTAATCTGGTTAAAAACTAAATCCATCCGCtgcacaagaaaaaacaactttttacaAGCGTCTCAAGTTGTGACTGTATTTCCTAATCCAGGTAGCCAGAAAGGACATACGTACActtaagaaaaatacaaaacattttataaaaatataagatAATAGAAAGTAACATCAATAGGGACTGATTCATTTAGTGCATTTTTCCTCACGTTCATCATACTGAGCAAAGATAAACTGGTTACCATCTTTGTTTGGATAAGAAAATAGAGTCGCAGTTAGGGAAAACAGGTTAAAAACCTTTATTACCGTGCACACAACACAGTGAATATTCTTTATACAGGTGGTTAGAAGAGCCTTTCAGAATCATGGATTGGATGCTA from the Thunnus albacares chromosome 21, fThuAlb1.1, whole genome shotgun sequence genome contains:
- the mrc1a gene encoding macrophage mannose receptor 1, with protein sequence MLPCLNFAVILCLLQALCITADIDSGSFLIFNENHNKCVRAESATSITVAPCDPHSKQQQFRWASQSRLLSLSLNLCLGATEIKDWVKVLLFDCDETSELQHWQCKNDTLFGLKDQDLHFNWGNRNERNIMIYKGSGLWSRWRIFGTKTDICSKGYQEVFTIGGNAFGTPCQFPFKFMEKWYSECTKDGRSDGQLWCATETDYNKDKKWGFCPTKATSGWDTDPVTGVQYQRNAQSILTWYQARKSCQQQGADLLSIVELHEQSYISGLTNTLGTSLWIGLNSLDFESGWQWSNGNPFRYLNWAPGHPSSEPGLNCATINAAKASKWESSACTKKLGYICRKGNSTSLPPPPTQDQPSFCPSHWVPYAGHCYYLERNKKMWSDALAACHKEGGDLASIQNIEEQSFIISQSGYLPTDVLWIGLNDQRNQMLFEWSDRSHVTFTQWETGEPSHATNLQEDCVLIRGKNGKWADHMCEKTYGYICKKKASTKAAEGTHEEANPGCKLGSFRFGSHCYNIGAETKTFDDAKQACSQAGAYLVDVADRYENAFLVSLVGLRPEKYFWTGLSNTEDKHTFEWTTGRKVTFTHFNVGMPDRKQGCVAMTTGIFAGLWDVVSCSNKEKYICKKLAEDVQTTTIPPTTPVQSCASGWTPAAKRNVCYKLYRKKDQKRTWQEAQDFCKAIGGNLMSIHSSQDLSNAPFHTSNPVWIGLSSLGTNEGFTWTDGSPFGYENWGYGEPNNHNNNEHCAEIQFYYGRHWNDRHCESYNDWICQIHKGATPNPEPAVVVTVYNTTEDGWIIYNDTQYFINLDNLAMDAARTFCKKNFGELAVITGESERKFLWKQISKGSEGQYYIGLTVDLDKTFSWVDGTPVTYTAWERNEPNFANNDENCVTIYKGMGYWNDINCGIELPSICKRSSSFVNTTMAPTTVPKGGCAPEWVSFQGKCYKFIVGNDKATWQNARASCKNQGGNLVSVVSESEQAFLTTQMQRYNEDLWIGMNDVNWEMHFVWTDGKGVSYTNWAKGHPTTVPDGRYSFMDEVFDCVIMVGGTSKLTGSWKVEDCHSKCGFICKRNVDSQIVVPPTTVSPKAFYQLGNDSYKLVAQKMRWDEARRQCQADDADLASILNPVTHAYITLQIAKHNEPLWIGLNSNVTGGRYKWVDNWLLSFTKWGTDEPKHNYGCVYMDVDRTWKTAPCTNSYYSLCKRSPDIAPTEPPQLPGNCPEPKKRRTWIPFRGHCYSFLSSVVDNWAHASVECLKIGASLVSIQDPQEGLFIQQNLELLQDGAKSFWIGLYKTHEGNWMWIDSSAVDYTNWKTGMPKSDSCVDIHSDSGTWSTSSCSRYRSYICKTPKVIPPTEKPPSVAHVVEKASHGSAGITVAIILVVIAVVGLGAFLLFRKRIPSPVLGECTFDNKLYFNNPIRATVDTKGLVANIEQNEQA